In Methylotenera sp. L2L1, the following proteins share a genomic window:
- a CDS encoding P63C domain-containing protein, with protein sequence MTDNNSSKSKGGKARAESLSDIEKSEIAKKGADARWDKNIPSVLLGAKLTLGGVEVDCYVTDDGERLIAGRGMQDILKIVDEETPKSQKPGSRLTRLLNNSKLNPMIYKDKSPDHFSPKKRRFKGKLISGFNAEMLVDICEGMLEARSAGLLKTARQSIIAAQCELIMRGLAKTGIVALIDEATGYQNLRPADGLRNYFDQVLKKDLAVWFKRFPDEFYENIYKLKDWEWPGMTKNRYSVVGTYTNDLVWERLIPGLKEELNARNPKNEKGYRTHKHHQWLNDEVGDKLFSAQMFTILALQRACLNKTGNKWNHFISMMDDILPKKGATIPLFPNYDPTNK encoded by the coding sequence ATGACTGATAACAACTCTTCTAAGTCAAAAGGTGGAAAAGCGAGGGCTGAATCGCTTTCTGATATAGAAAAAAGTGAAATTGCTAAAAAGGGAGCTGATGCTAGGTGGGATAAAAACATTCCTAGCGTTCTATTAGGAGCAAAACTCACTCTCGGCGGAGTTGAGGTTGATTGCTATGTAACTGACGATGGAGAACGTTTAATAGCCGGTCGTGGCATGCAAGATATTCTAAAAATTGTTGATGAAGAAACGCCAAAGTCTCAGAAGCCCGGGTCAAGATTAACTAGGCTTTTAAACAACTCAAAACTTAACCCGATGATTTACAAAGATAAATCACCGGACCACTTCAGTCCAAAAAAACGTAGATTCAAAGGTAAGTTAATTTCTGGATTTAACGCAGAGATGCTTGTTGATATTTGTGAAGGTATGCTTGAAGCAAGAAGTGCCGGACTACTTAAAACTGCTAGACAGAGCATAATCGCTGCACAATGTGAACTAATAATGCGTGGTCTGGCAAAAACCGGTATTGTTGCTTTAATTGATGAAGCTACTGGGTATCAAAACTTAAGACCAGCTGATGGACTTAGAAATTATTTTGATCAAGTTCTCAAAAAAGACTTAGCCGTATGGTTCAAAAGATTCCCTGATGAGTTTTACGAAAATATATACAAGCTCAAAGATTGGGAGTGGCCTGGAATGACTAAAAATCGTTACAGCGTTGTAGGTACATATACAAACGATTTAGTTTGGGAACGTTTAATTCCCGGGCTTAAAGAAGAGCTAAACGCAAGAAATCCAAAAAATGAAAAAGGCTATAGAACCCATAAGCACCATCAATGGTTAAATGATGAAGTTGGTGATAAATTATTTTCAGCTCAAATGTTTACTATACTTGCATTACAAAGAGCGTGCTTGAACAAGACTGGGAACAAATGGAATCACTTTATTAGCATGATGGACGATATTTTGCCAAAAAAAGGAGCAACTATTCCACTTTTCCCAAACTACGACCCAACTAATAAATAA
- a CDS encoding HAMP domain-containing sensor histidine kinase encodes MFLLVAQLTAVIGVSVAIWLQHRHEDLQNTGVETSPSARSLVEAAASTLQFGGIDGLKNLLQNWQKRPVLQLLAIDNNGKELLNRSYKKTSFDVAMALAEDDMHQRHAKQIKLSNGQSFLLFVPDDSRSYSLAPRPAEIKLYKGASRKASGRFPLMPVLGGIVVSLIFAALLAWYFSKPINILRTAFEQASHGKLDVRVANAMGGRRDELSDLGHDFDAMASRLESLLQSQTKLLHHISHELRSPLARIQMALGLVRQSPQKIAEFLDRITLEANRMDGLVGELLTLSRLESGAVQIKKETLALNQLMHSIIEDAQFEAASKNMKLCMSLDNDYTLHGQPDLLYRAIENVVRNAIKYGPNDSEINIACSKSIENQQIYIAVTDQGDGVDTLELEDIFKPFIRGNSGSQTVGHGVGLAITKQVIEAHGGHALAKNTIPQGFCVEISLPYSVT; translated from the coding sequence ATGTTTCTCCTTGTGGCTCAGCTCACTGCGGTCATTGGTGTAAGTGTTGCAATTTGGTTACAGCACCGCCATGAAGACCTTCAAAACACAGGCGTGGAAACGTCCCCTTCTGCGCGATCTCTGGTAGAAGCTGCCGCGTCCACCTTACAATTTGGTGGTATAGATGGCCTGAAAAATTTACTGCAGAACTGGCAAAAGCGCCCTGTTCTCCAATTACTAGCGATAGACAACAACGGCAAAGAGCTGCTAAATCGCAGCTACAAAAAAACAAGTTTTGATGTGGCAATGGCATTAGCTGAAGATGACATGCACCAGCGGCACGCTAAACAAATTAAATTGAGCAATGGTCAATCGTTTCTGTTATTTGTGCCTGATGATAGCCGTAGCTACTCTCTCGCACCGCGCCCAGCAGAAATAAAGCTTTACAAAGGCGCGTCTCGTAAAGCAAGTGGAAGATTCCCCTTAATGCCAGTTCTAGGCGGTATTGTTGTCAGCTTGATATTTGCTGCATTACTCGCTTGGTACTTCTCAAAACCAATCAACATACTACGCACGGCCTTTGAACAAGCATCACATGGCAAGCTAGATGTACGTGTGGCAAATGCAATGGGTGGGCGTCGCGATGAACTTTCAGATTTGGGGCACGACTTCGATGCAATGGCCTCTCGTCTAGAGAGCCTACTACAAAGCCAAACCAAACTATTGCATCACATTTCCCATGAGTTGCGTTCACCACTTGCAAGAATACAAATGGCACTTGGCTTGGTAAGGCAAAGCCCTCAAAAGATTGCAGAGTTTCTTGATCGCATTACATTAGAAGCTAATCGTATGGATGGATTAGTGGGTGAATTATTAACGCTGTCTAGATTAGAGTCTGGTGCGGTTCAAATCAAAAAAGAGACGCTAGCGTTAAACCAGTTGATGCACAGTATTATTGAAGATGCTCAGTTTGAGGCGGCATCAAAAAATATGAAACTATGCATGTCGCTAGATAATGACTACACCCTACATGGACAACCTGATTTATTGTATCGAGCAATTGAGAATGTAGTGCGTAATGCCATTAAATATGGTCCGAATGACAGTGAAATTAATATCGCTTGCAGTAAAAGTATCGAAAATCAGCAAATCTATATTGCCGTTACAGATCAAGGTGACGGAGTTGACACACTTGAGTTAGAAGATATATTCAAACCTTTTATCAGGGGGAACTCTGGTAGCCAGACAGTTGGTCACGGGGTTGGGCTAGCCATTACAAAACAGGTTATCGAAGCACATGGTGGGCACGCGCTAGCAAAAAATACTATCCCTCAAGGATTTTGTGTTGAAATATCACTACCATATTCAGTCACTTAA
- a CDS encoding response regulator transcription factor, with translation MNKILLIDDDVELTAMLKEFLCMEGFDVATASDGITGAQLALSNQFNLVVLDVMMPKMNGIETLGIIRKTSHIPIIMLTARGDESDRFFGLELGADDYVPKPCTPRELTARIRAILRRTQPAQDNMHSEKELNIGDLTIWPEQRRVELSGNTVNLTSTEYNLLEVLAKNAGQVVSKKELSQQGMGKPLARFDRSIDVHMSSIRQKIGTLNDGRDCIQTVYRMGYQLIKAQASNHHE, from the coding sequence ATGAACAAAATACTATTAATTGATGATGATGTTGAACTCACTGCCATGCTTAAAGAGTTTTTATGCATGGAAGGCTTTGACGTAGCCACCGCAAGTGATGGCATTACAGGCGCACAACTGGCACTTAGCAATCAATTTAATCTTGTTGTGCTTGATGTCATGATGCCTAAAATGAATGGGATTGAGACATTAGGAATCATTCGTAAAACAAGTCACATTCCTATTATTATGCTCACCGCAAGAGGTGATGAGTCTGATCGTTTTTTTGGCCTAGAGCTAGGCGCAGATGATTATGTACCCAAACCCTGCACACCACGAGAGCTCACTGCGCGCATACGTGCAATACTGCGCAGAACACAGCCTGCACAAGATAATATGCATAGTGAAAAAGAGCTGAACATAGGCGACCTCACCATCTGGCCTGAACAGCGCCGTGTTGAACTGAGTGGCAACACCGTAAACCTGACAAGCACCGAATATAATCTACTAGAGGTACTGGCTAAAAACGCTGGTCAAGTAGTCAGCAAGAAAGAGCTATCGCAGCAAGGGATGGGCAAACCACTCGCAAGATTTGATCGTAGCATCGATGTTCACATGAGTAGTATCAGGCAAAAAATCGGCACACTTAATGACGGGCGAGACTGCATTCAAACAGTGTATCGTATGGGCTATCAACTCATTAAAGCACAGGCATCAAATCATCATGAGTAG
- a CDS encoding Spy/CpxP family protein refolding chaperone: MKITTPLLALAFAAMTIPLSSHADSGKHSRCHQHAASSHESGKLSHEGFGRGVPPHLAALNLSESQQDKVFELMHSQMPKTRQAEKQRHQLMSELHKLSNSGSFDEAKAKQISEKLAVIEKDGVLNRAAINNQVYQILTPEQRKQLDEIKPRQEGGFSKSRFEKHQHHAKKIERTL, from the coding sequence ATGAAAATCACTACCCCTTTGTTAGCACTAGCATTTGCTGCAATGACTATCCCATTATCTTCTCATGCTGATTCTGGAAAGCACTCACGTTGCCATCAGCATGCAGCTAGCTCACATGAGTCAGGAAAGCTATCTCATGAAGGATTTGGGCGAGGTGTTCCACCGCATCTGGCCGCATTAAACTTATCTGAAAGCCAGCAAGACAAAGTGTTTGAATTGATGCATTCACAGATGCCTAAAACGAGGCAAGCTGAAAAACAGCGACATCAACTAATGAGTGAGCTGCATAAACTTTCAAATTCTGGCAGCTTCGATGAAGCTAAGGCAAAACAAATTTCAGAGAAATTGGCGGTCATTGAAAAAGACGGCGTGTTAAATCGTGCCGCTATTAACAATCAGGTTTATCAGATTCTAACACCGGAGCAACGCAAGCAGTTGGATGAAATTAAACCGCGTCAGGAAGGTGGTTTTAGTAAAAGCAGATTCGAAAAACATCAGCACCATGCTAAAAAAATAGAGCGAACACTATAG